A genome region from Triticum aestivum cultivar Chinese Spring chromosome 2B, IWGSC CS RefSeq v2.1, whole genome shotgun sequence includes the following:
- the LOC123040708 gene encoding uncharacterized protein isoform X1: MLVLFETPAKFVLLIKVLDEGKISEVEVSGSDTSIYVPVVLACRICGRVLARQTEQERLGNSSLCLDFLVDLISYCTVVIFIIKSGTAVCLRLGEGEKEEACRGVSGPEIRRVVFTDAAWKPGRENTTGIEISIQFAKEQQHVNISILVSEEPIISPLQAEAMALQVAAQVVIAITTGNIMFFTDNQVLAQAAQARDILKIPGHWQIRNQLANFFATTSRTQIAVHHIPRKLNDRAHNNARKAYSLQCNISPVMTCNSRSHLVEHCPYASEARQSKHQQL, encoded by the exons ATGTTGGTGCTGTTCGAGACACCCGCGAAGTTCGTCCTGTTGATCAAGGTTCTGGACGAGGGGAAGATCAGCGAAGTCGAGGTGAGTGGCTCTGATACGTCTATCTATGTACCTGTGGTTTTGGCTTGTAGGATTTGTGGAAGGGTTTTGGCTCGTCAGACAGAGCAAGAAAGGTTGGGTAATTCGAGCCTGTGTCTTGATTTTCTCGTGGATCTTATTAGTTATTGCACAGTTGTGATTTTTATAATTAAATCAGGGACTGCCGTGTGTCTCAGACTCGGagaaggagaaaaagaagaagcaTGCCGAGGAGTGAGTGGCCCAGAGATACGGCGGGT GGTTTTCACAGATGCGGCATGGAAACCTGGAAGAGAAAACACCACAGGTATAGAAATTTCCATACAATTCGCCAAGGAACAACAACATGTCAATATTAGCATTCTGGTGTCCGAGGAGCCTATTATTTCTCCCCTCCAGGCAGAAGCTATGGCGCTACAGGTGGCGGCACAAGTGGTCATTGCAATCACTACAGGAAACATCATGTTCTTCACGGACAATCAGGTTCTGGCCCAAGCCGCACAAGCAAGGGATATTCTTAAAATCCCTGGTCATTGGCAGATAAGAAATCAGTTGGCAAATTTCTTTGCCACCACTAGCCGCACTCAGATAGCTGTTCACCATATTCCTAGGAAGCTTAATGACAGGGCTCATAACAATGCACGTAAAGCTTACTCGTTACAATGCAATATTAGCCCTGTTATGACTTGTAATAGCAGGTCTCATTTAGTTGAACACTGTCCCTATGCTTCTGAAGCTAGGCAATCTAAGCATCAGCAATTGTAA
- the LOC123040708 gene encoding uncharacterized protein isoform X5, which translates to MLVLFETPAKFVLLIKVLDEGKISEVEVSGSDTSIYVPVVLACRICGRVLARQTEQERDCRVSQTRRRRKRRSMPRRFSQMRHGNLEEKTPQAEAMALQVAAQVVIAITTGNIMFFTDNQVLAQAAQARDILKIPGHWQIRNQLANFFATTSRTQIAVHHIPRKLNDRAHNNARKAYSLQCNISPVMTCNSRSHLVEHCPYASEARQSKHQQL; encoded by the exons ATGTTGGTGCTGTTCGAGACACCCGCGAAGTTCGTCCTGTTGATCAAGGTTCTGGACGAGGGGAAGATCAGCGAAGTCGAGGTGAGTGGCTCTGATACGTCTATCTATGTACCTGTGGTTTTGGCTTGTAGGATTTGTGGAAGGGTTTTGGCTCGTCAGACAGAGCAAGAAAG GGACTGCCGTGTGTCTCAGACTCGGagaaggagaaaaagaagaagcaTGCCGAGGA GGTTTTCACAGATGCGGCATGGAAACCTGGAAGAGAAAACACCACAG GCAGAAGCTATGGCGCTACAGGTGGCGGCACAAGTGGTCATTGCAATCACTACAGGAAACATCATGTTCTTCACGGACAATCAGGTTCTGGCCCAAGCCGCACAAGCAAGGGATATTCTTAAAATCCCTGGTCATTGGCAGATAAGAAATCAGTTGGCAAATTTCTTTGCCACCACTAGCCGCACTCAGATAGCTGTTCACCATATTCCTAGGAAGCTTAATGACAGGGCTCATAACAATGCACGTAAAGCTTACTCGTTACAATGCAATATTAGCCCTGTTATGACTTGTAATAGCAGGTCTCATTTAGTTGAACACTGTCCCTATGCTTCTGAAGCTAGGCAATCTAAGCATCAGCAATTGTAA
- the LOC123040708 gene encoding uncharacterized protein isoform X2, which yields MLVLFETPAKFVLLIKVLDEGKISEVEVSGSDTSIYVPVVLACRICGRVLARQTEQERDCRVSQTRRRRKRRSMPRSEWPRDTAGVMLVFTDAAWKPGRENTTGIEISIQFAKEQQHVNISILVSEEPIISPLQAEAMALQVAAQVVIAITTGNIMFFTDNQVLAQAAQARDILKIPGHWQIRNQLANFFATTSRTQIAVHHIPRKLNDRAHNNARKAYSLQCNISPVMTCNSRSHLVEHCPYASEARQSKHQQL from the exons ATGTTGGTGCTGTTCGAGACACCCGCGAAGTTCGTCCTGTTGATCAAGGTTCTGGACGAGGGGAAGATCAGCGAAGTCGAGGTGAGTGGCTCTGATACGTCTATCTATGTACCTGTGGTTTTGGCTTGTAGGATTTGTGGAAGGGTTTTGGCTCGTCAGACAGAGCAAGAAAG GGACTGCCGTGTGTCTCAGACTCGGagaaggagaaaaagaagaagcaTGCCGAGGAGTGAGTGGCCCAGAGATACGGCGGGTGTAATGCT GGTTTTCACAGATGCGGCATGGAAACCTGGAAGAGAAAACACCACAGGTATAGAAATTTCCATACAATTCGCCAAGGAACAACAACATGTCAATATTAGCATTCTGGTGTCCGAGGAGCCTATTATTTCTCCCCTCCAGGCAGAAGCTATGGCGCTACAGGTGGCGGCACAAGTGGTCATTGCAATCACTACAGGAAACATCATGTTCTTCACGGACAATCAGGTTCTGGCCCAAGCCGCACAAGCAAGGGATATTCTTAAAATCCCTGGTCATTGGCAGATAAGAAATCAGTTGGCAAATTTCTTTGCCACCACTAGCCGCACTCAGATAGCTGTTCACCATATTCCTAGGAAGCTTAATGACAGGGCTCATAACAATGCACGTAAAGCTTACTCGTTACAATGCAATATTAGCCCTGTTATGACTTGTAATAGCAGGTCTCATTTAGTTGAACACTGTCCCTATGCTTCTGAAGCTAGGCAATCTAAGCATCAGCAATTGTAA
- the LOC123040708 gene encoding uncharacterized protein isoform X3 — protein sequence MLVLFETPAKFVLLIKVLDEGKISEVEVSGSDTSIYVPVVLACRICGRVLARQTEQERLGEGEKEEACRGVSGPEIRRVVFTDAAWKPGRENTTGIEISIQFAKEQQHVNISILVSEEPIISPLQAEAMALQVAAQVVIAITTGNIMFFTDNQVLAQAAQARDILKIPGHWQIRNQLANFFATTSRTQIAVHHIPRKLNDRAHNNARKAYSLQCNISPVMTCNSRSHLVEHCPYASEARQSKHQQL from the exons ATGTTGGTGCTGTTCGAGACACCCGCGAAGTTCGTCCTGTTGATCAAGGTTCTGGACGAGGGGAAGATCAGCGAAGTCGAGGTGAGTGGCTCTGATACGTCTATCTATGTACCTGTGGTTTTGGCTTGTAGGATTTGTGGAAGGGTTTTGGCTCGTCAGACAGAGCAAGAAAG ACTCGGagaaggagaaaaagaagaagcaTGCCGAGGAGTGAGTGGCCCAGAGATACGGCGGGT GGTTTTCACAGATGCGGCATGGAAACCTGGAAGAGAAAACACCACAGGTATAGAAATTTCCATACAATTCGCCAAGGAACAACAACATGTCAATATTAGCATTCTGGTGTCCGAGGAGCCTATTATTTCTCCCCTCCAGGCAGAAGCTATGGCGCTACAGGTGGCGGCACAAGTGGTCATTGCAATCACTACAGGAAACATCATGTTCTTCACGGACAATCAGGTTCTGGCCCAAGCCGCACAAGCAAGGGATATTCTTAAAATCCCTGGTCATTGGCAGATAAGAAATCAGTTGGCAAATTTCTTTGCCACCACTAGCCGCACTCAGATAGCTGTTCACCATATTCCTAGGAAGCTTAATGACAGGGCTCATAACAATGCACGTAAAGCTTACTCGTTACAATGCAATATTAGCCCTGTTATGACTTGTAATAGCAGGTCTCATTTAGTTGAACACTGTCCCTATGCTTCTGAAGCTAGGCAATCTAAGCATCAGCAATTGTAA
- the LOC123040708 gene encoding uncharacterized protein isoform X4 codes for MYLWFWLVGFVEGFWLVRQSKKGTAVCLRLGEGEKEEACRGVSGPEIRRVVFTDAAWKPGRENTTGIEISIQFAKEQQHVNISILVSEEPIISPLQAEAMALQVAAQVVIAITTGNIMFFTDNQVLAQAAQARDILKIPGHWQIRNQLANFFATTSRTQIAVHHIPRKLNDRAHNNARKAYSLQCNISPVMTCNSRSHLVEHCPYASEARQSKHQQL; via the exons ATGTACCTGTGGTTTTGGCTTGTAGGATTTGTGGAAGGGTTTTGGCTCGTCAGACAGAGCAAGAAAG GGACTGCCGTGTGTCTCAGACTCGGagaaggagaaaaagaagaagcaTGCCGAGGAGTGAGTGGCCCAGAGATACGGCGGGT GGTTTTCACAGATGCGGCATGGAAACCTGGAAGAGAAAACACCACAGGTATAGAAATTTCCATACAATTCGCCAAGGAACAACAACATGTCAATATTAGCATTCTGGTGTCCGAGGAGCCTATTATTTCTCCCCTCCAGGCAGAAGCTATGGCGCTACAGGTGGCGGCACAAGTGGTCATTGCAATCACTACAGGAAACATCATGTTCTTCACGGACAATCAGGTTCTGGCCCAAGCCGCACAAGCAAGGGATATTCTTAAAATCCCTGGTCATTGGCAGATAAGAAATCAGTTGGCAAATTTCTTTGCCACCACTAGCCGCACTCAGATAGCTGTTCACCATATTCCTAGGAAGCTTAATGACAGGGCTCATAACAATGCACGTAAAGCTTACTCGTTACAATGCAATATTAGCCCTGTTATGACTTGTAATAGCAGGTCTCATTTAGTTGAACACTGTCCCTATGCTTCTGAAGCTAGGCAATCTAAGCATCAGCAATTGTAA
- the LOC123040708 gene encoding uncharacterized protein isoform X6 produces the protein MYLWFWLVGFVEGFWLVRQSKKDSEKEKKKKHAEEVFTDAAWKPGRENTTGIEISIQFAKEQQHVNISILVSEEPIISPLQAEAMALQVAAQVVIAITTGNIMFFTDNQVLAQAAQARDILKIPGHWQIRNQLANFFATTSRTQIAVHHIPRKLNDRAHNNARKAYSLQCNISPVMTCNSRSHLVEHCPYASEARQSKHQQL, from the exons ATGTACCTGTGGTTTTGGCTTGTAGGATTTGTGGAAGGGTTTTGGCTCGTCAGACAGAGCAAGAAAG ACTCGGagaaggagaaaaagaagaagcaTGCCGAGGA GGTTTTCACAGATGCGGCATGGAAACCTGGAAGAGAAAACACCACAGGTATAGAAATTTCCATACAATTCGCCAAGGAACAACAACATGTCAATATTAGCATTCTGGTGTCCGAGGAGCCTATTATTTCTCCCCTCCAGGCAGAAGCTATGGCGCTACAGGTGGCGGCACAAGTGGTCATTGCAATCACTACAGGAAACATCATGTTCTTCACGGACAATCAGGTTCTGGCCCAAGCCGCACAAGCAAGGGATATTCTTAAAATCCCTGGTCATTGGCAGATAAGAAATCAGTTGGCAAATTTCTTTGCCACCACTAGCCGCACTCAGATAGCTGTTCACCATATTCCTAGGAAGCTTAATGACAGGGCTCATAACAATGCACGTAAAGCTTACTCGTTACAATGCAATATTAGCCCTGTTATGACTTGTAATAGCAGGTCTCATTTAGTTGAACACTGTCCCTATGCTTCTGAAGCTAGGCAATCTAAGCATCAGCAATTGTAA